The sequence AATACAACAAATTTCGAAGATTTGACTGGTAATTGTCTAAACTAAAGAGTTAAAGCTCTAAGAGTTTCATACTCTATAAGCATAAGGCATATCTTCTTGTGTCcgagaaaataataaattaagtgCAGAGTGCAACATATTCTTGTTAACTTGACTTTTTCCGGAGTGTTAACAGCTTACCTTCAACTTTCACTGTTTTCCCTTCGTATTTATATGTAGCTGGATTGCTTCCAGCTCGAATAGCTCCAGCAGGATTCCAACTAACATATTTCAGAAAGTAAGAGATGTTATTGAATTTCCATAAAATTAGATGACgcatttaataaatataaaatatttaaaattgagaAATGATCTTCACAAGGCTTAGTCATAGTGTTTGGTAGCGGGAAATTTGGATATTTTCATGCATAACACAATGTTTTCAATATAATCTGACTGAAGAGTATAAATCAAAGCAACCAAAGTAGAGAAATTTGCCAGGATTATCTTGGAAACTTCGACTGCGAAACAGTAAGATTATGAACAATGAATGCATGTTTAAGTATTTTATGTACAGAGTCTTCTTGGCCTCTTTGAAAATAAATTCTATGTCACATAGGCCGGGCATGAAAGTGGCTTAATATGATAATAGGgtccaaatatttatttacataaaaGACATTCATCCATTCTAAGTTTCCGGTATACTCATCTGTCCACTCACTCATGTTTCGTTCATTCAAATGTATACAATCTTCCATCAATTTAAGTATATGACACAGAATGATGACTTTTCTCCCCATCTTGTACAGCATGCTCGCTCATGTACAACAATAAGTTAATCCTCAGAGTTAAACTTACAGTTTCCTCAccaaaaatgaataaaaacctataattaaattttctgaCTTCCAATTATCACTTTACACTCTATCAAGCTTGAAGTGCATGTCAACATATTGTTCCTCTCTAGACAATTTTGACCGAGTTCTTATATCTTGAAGATGTTGGCATACCGAACTTCAAGATACTTTTAATTTGCATTCTTACATGTATTGTAAGATTTTACCAGGTgtatattagataattaaatgttattttcagtcaattgttattttaaaaatttttactTTTGAACATAAAAATCATTAACGTGTTATTTCAGTTCCTAATCCCAATAGAAACTTATTTGTTATATatctaaaaatttgtaaatactaGATTTAACTTCTGTGAGTTTCCTAAAAAATTATCaacattgtttaaaattttttctgGAAACATGTAGGTACAACACCACCAAAATATTGATAGGCATAGAGGGACGATATATAAATTCTGTGCCATCACCGTTACATGTCTGGTGAGTGGTGACATCATTTATCCATTCTACAAGCACTTTTGTTTATGATTCacctttttttaaataatcaagAGTTGTCAAAGTTCATAAATCATTAGGACAGATCATTCTAACAAGTACCTGAATTTATATGCTAATGGATTGTTTGCCGATTCTGGAGATGGAATTCCTCCACAATATGATACAAAGGACTTGACTATCCTCTTTTGGAGATGTGACTCATTGATCATCTTCATTGCTAACATATGATCTGAAGCACCGTCCACCAAATCCCAAATTgtgagaaaaaaattaaagagagagagagattataAAAACAGTATCTCATATAATCACAAAGTTAAAGGgatttaagaaattaataaatatggTACTCATTTTACAGCTCTCCCCCATTGATTTGGAACTACTGATataatgatttagaaaatagAAGTCGATTTCTATCTTTGTAGTGTGCCTACTTAATTTGTGAAACTATGATCCAGATGATGTTATTAGAGGCATATCTCTTTCCACACTTCTCCTTTTGAAAAGAGAACACTCACGTGGgctttcctttttcaaccaaaAAAGGGGGCAGGTatttcgattttttttcttttcaaatctgCATTATGAACTTCTACTTATAAAATTATGATTAATTAACAGAAGCATGTTGATTACGTCATTATGTGGATCAAATAGAGAAGTTTACATATCAAAGAAATTTATTAGCAACAAGAAAATCGTAAAGAAAAAGGGATACATGTAACATGATAAGGTATGTGAGCGAAGGTTCGTTTTCACAGAAATCCATTTTCCACTTATAGCTCTTTAAAGGACAAATGTCATTATTGGTGGGCCTCTACATTAAAGTCTAAGAGAAGTTATTATTTGGAAGGTAGAACGTAAAGGGCTGATCCATAAGtaacaataaaagaaaaggagCAAAATTATATCAGAATTCTTTCTCTACAAGGTCTGATGATTCTAAAACCATAGAAGTAcgtaattttaaaatctagattAGTCAGCAAAACTTAATTCGGATTAAAGGAATTCAAAAGATTACACGGCAAGCCCATCTTTCAATAGCCTTAGCCGTTAATATAAACTAGAATAAAAGGTTTAGACTAcctattccaggatctagaccCATCTCCCCAAGAATTGTTATACCAGCATTCCTTGCCTTTTCATCTAGCAATGACATGGTATCATTAATGTAGCTAGCAGTGACTAGATGCTTTCCAAGCTGCAAACAAAAGaaatcatgtttaaattagaatgcggaagaaaaaaatgtacaatacatagtttcttcaattttaaaaatttagtttcTCCAATACGTTGATTTCTAAGATCAGAACAAAAGCACTATTCTTCCTTATAAGAAaagatcaaatttaaaattaaaaaaataagaataaataaaacaacaatggaTGAACAAACAACTAGCAATTATCCTCACAAATAGAACTCCCTTGAAATTTTACCCAATATTCAGATCCTTGGATCCTAAAGCACGAGAGAACAACATGGATTGCCAATTACGATTAGTGTGAAGTTCTCCTTCCTCACCCTACAGCCCAAAAAACCTCTATCCATCTCCATAAAAATAAGTCTAGTAAAGACACCaatcattacaaaataaaacTGGTTGAAGAGAGGGATCGTTTACCTGACTGACACCATTCatcaaagaaacaaaaaaaatcccCTCAGGCTTCCCATTGAATAAAATAGATAAGTTAGTAAATCCCAGAGAATTAAGTTCCCCACTTATAACTAAAGCATTCAATCCATGACACTTAATCCAACAAACCCAAGATTCCACACGATTATGGCTTCTTCAAAACTTCTACTCAAATGAACCCACTCACACTCAACGACACTCACCCAAGGATAGCTAGGAATGGGAAGGGATGCCAAAAGGTCACATATCATCCCACTCtcacattatttaaatattcctcccttttttttatttccttttaattaaaaactaaacttTCACggagagaaaatgaaaaaatacaaTGGCATACCAAAAAGAGAGGCCATAATAGGAGACAAAGTACAAGAAAGGCCTCCAATAAAGTAAAATGAGTTTTAACGAATAATTACAAGAAAAAGCTTCAGTGAGAAGTTTAACTTCCTCTCTTTTAGTAGCCACTTGTTCTTTTTCACCAACCATTCCTTGGTAAATTGTTGTTACATGCATTACACTTTCTAGAAGTTTCTTATAACAAAAACTCTCCCTCCTTAGGCAATTTCTTAGTGCCATGATCTTTGTAAAGGATATATTAACTTCATCTCATTTTGCCAAGTATAGCTCAACTGATTAAGACATATATCATTGGTCAAGTGGTGATAGGTTCAAATCCCCCCACCCCCACATGATATTGTTTAACTCAACCTTGTTCTCCAATGCTCATCAGATATAATAAATTCCAACATATCAGGTGAAAATTATATCATTTAACACTAGATAGCAAAAACAAAAAGGTTCCTGGACGACAAGGATAAAGTACATtatataaaacttatattatTTAACACTAGATAGTACCTCAATGCATGCATTTGCTACAGTAAGATGGCAACTAGGTGGCAGCAGACTTATAACAACTTCAACCTGAAAACAAGACAACAGAAACTGATGAATGACTCATTGCTGCACTTCAATGCCAAATAATAGCATAAAGCAACAtgtatgtaattttattttttatttgttgcaAATATTTTTTAGTCTCGGTAAACCAGATTTTTAAGAGAGAATGTGAAAGTATGTACCTGTGAGATATACATAAAAAGTTTCTCAGAATCTGTAATATCAAGCTGCACAGCTGTTGCATTAGCGATGTCTTCAGTTATCTAAAATGACATTCAAAGACAGATAAAGTGCCCGTAAGCTAAATTGTACAATATGCATGTACAGTACCCTATCAAAGTAGGGAATGTGCATACTTTTCACAAAGTGCATTTGCCTATCCTCTTACTCCTACCATGCAGTGTCAAACCATAATATTCCGGCAGCAACATTCGTTATATGCAATTATAGAAGTTTTTACCTCTTCTGCATCCTTTAGGTAGAGAGAAGCAACAATAACTTCAATATCATTCCAGTCTTCAGCATAGTGCTCGAGAAAAGTTTTCCAGAATTGACAACATGAATTCCTTCCATTTGATGCTAGGAGGTCAACAGCTGGATAACAAACCCGACCTGCCCCAAGAAGTAAAACAGCAGTCTTCCTTTTTACATCTTCACTTTTATGGCTACTCTCTTGAATCTTACCAACCTTTATAAAAATCTTATTTATCTCATTATTTACGAGATTAAGATTTTCTTCTGGATTAGCCATCAGACTTAGAGAGTAAATGATCTTATCCAAAATCACTATATCATCAGCACCAATCTGCCAAAAATAGGATGATCACTTAAGGAAAACATGAATCAAAATAATGTCTGCATAGACATGGTGGAAACTTGTCTGACTTTGTGTTTTTAAATGCCCAAGGCGCCTTAAGGCACAATGACCCTCTGGAGTCTAGGCGTAAGGCGCACAAGAAAACGTGGACTTTTTTTTTGTGAGGTgcactatatataaaaatattacattaaaAAGAGAGTAtaattgaagtggaaatatggaaaAAAGGGACCCAAAACACTAAGAATTTTGCATTTAGGTTTGGTAAACTTGATCCTTTTAGttaataaagaaggaaaatcCTTAATTATtacgattttttaaaaataattgaaaagccCCTAGGCGTAGGCTTTGATCCTTGGGGCTTTACAAAAGGCGCGCGCCTAAGGCATGCCTTATTTTATGAGCTTCGCTTTTCCAAGGCGAGGCGTCAGACCTACGTCTTGGGCCTAGGCGTGCACCCAAGAGGGCTTTTTAGAATACTGGTCTGACTGATTAAAATaccaaagggaaaaaatggtTTACCAGAATGGAAGGatcacacaaaataataaatttgaatgGTAAACGAGGGCTTTAAGAGTATGAAAACAAATTGGTGGATAAATTGCAATAGTATACTTTCAAAACAACGTTTTTCCCTGAGCACCtgagaaaaatattttgaactacTAACAGGAGACaaatacaattgaatttaaataaaatctaaacaGCAACTAGTAATCATTAGAATTCTAGTAAAGTTTTATGTATGTGACATCTAACAACTAACAAGAACCATCAGATATTTAGCAAGTGCATCATATCCTGTATCCATTCTCGGTACAtactttgcaagaatttgaTTTCAGTAGTTATAAGCTCCTTTCTATCTAAATAAGGAGAAAACATTCAGTTCAGTTCAATCTAAGAACTATAAGAAATGAGATATAGACATTCGTACTGCATGACCTCAAATGAagattttgaaggaaaaaaattaaataagagcAGTTTTTCCAACACATTCATCTCTCATATATAAACTGGATTGGGAGGATGCTTACTTCAAGGTCTGAGTGTGACATAGCATTTGCATTCTGGCCCACTTGACAGTGAACCAAGTGAAATGAGCCACCAGCTGCTTCAATAATATCTAAGGCCTCATTTATTAGAAATTGATCGAACAAATGGCCACTCAAAGACACCTGGAAGAACAAATAAAGTTAGGATTTACTTCAACCATAAAATTTGTGGACTATGGACTAACCTGAGAAACAGTATCTAATATACACCTTCAGCAACCTACCTGTATATTGAACTTTTTGTTGGAGTGGCCATTGGCAATATCCACAGAAAACTCTCTGAAAGTTAAGAATGATAGCTTCAGTTATTAAAGGAAAAGATAAAGCATAGCATTAGCATTAAAACGTGACCttagaaaaatatttctatttttaatagCAAAGTATAATGTTTAAATGCtgattataaaatgaaaaatgagtgCTCAATGATGTATTGTAACATGTCAAATGCCTTCTCAGTCTCTTGGGCAATTTTTCCAGATATATTTGTggtcaattttattaaattcttAGTTTTGACATCAACTTCAAGAAACTACACTTGCAGTCATCTGAGAACTACACAGCTATAGATTGAACTGAAGATGAGCACccactaaaataaaaatgaaataataaggTGGTGAGTACAGATGCTTACTCAGATTCAGACTTCCGCATACGTGGAATATATTCATACAAGGAGGTTAGTGCCCCTCTATGGACTATGCAGGCTCTCCTCAAATGCATGGGTAACTCTAAGATGTCGACTACAGATGCAAGACTGCCAACAAATGCCGATAAGATGTCTCCAAAATGCTGAGAGgccttttaaaataaaagaacatgttaaacaaagagaattaaaaatacatataagaaataaaatattatttttcttaaatcattGATTGATCCAAAAAGTTTAAACTGATTGGTgaagacaaatttaatatcatctAACACTCTCCTTCACTTGTGGGCTTGAAATATGTAGAAGAGCCAAAcaagtggaaatcaatattaaatgggGAGGAAATAACATTGCAGGGCTCGAACACAGAACCTCCATGGACCgcctgctctgataccatcttaaatcaccgattgacccaaaagctaAAGCTAgcggataaaggtaaatttaatcttatatcatctaacaattTTTGTCCCCCTTCATAGTCATATACTATGTAAGTAAAAATCTAAAAGTGGAGTAAAATGGTATAACTCatggggatggggatggggatggggGGAGGGGAGTAAGTTTTTTAGACGGCACATTATGATATTTGGTAAAGGTGGATTATCAATGAAATTAAGTATTCATGTTTCACTTCCCCCACCCTcccaccccaaacacaaacaaaagatggaaaaagaaaaaggaataaaCACCAGCAAAAGAGAAATATTCCACACACCTCTTTGGCAAACTCTGTTGGAAGAATGTCAACAGCTGAACAAATCACACCATTGCCTTCCAAATCATGGTGGTACGAATCTTTAATAGGATCATATCTGAAAAGTGCACATTTTTTACTTGTTCAAGaacttaaaaaatttcaatcaaTAATGACGAAGTATCTGCAACAAAAAACCAACCAGATTTTCTAGGATCCTCAAGCAATATGGaatttattaaacaaaaattaatgatCACAATAAGAGGGGAGGGGATTGAGAGGGAGTGATTGTCTACAGACTCTACATCCATGAATATTAATATTATGTACCGGAAGAAAGGAGAATCAATCGATGTTGTCTGATTAATGAATTCTATTGAGCCCCCTACATCACAAGTTATATCTGAAATTCCAACAAGAGGGCATCCGCTTCTCATTAGATCTTGAAACTGCACGGTGGTCAGCAACCGTGGAAATCTTCCCTCCCAATACATGCAATTTACTACAAAACAGAAAGGAAATTAACAAAATGTAGCAAGATAAGCATGTTGTTGTATCCAACCAGAATAATCCTCCCTCATTCTAGTACAAGGATCCAGTGAAATAGATTACAATTAAATCCCATTCCACCTCTGCCCAAGATGTAGCACATGCACTCAACTTTATTTAAACATATGACAATACTTTTCATAAATATGTACTAAAAAGAGTCGGATGTCAAGCATCACTCATGAAGATTGCATCCCTTgccataaaaaaatgaaaattgttaaaGCCAGACAAAAAAAACTCTCCCTTCTTCGGGCAACTTCATCATGTGGGGTAGGGGGATTTGAACCTATCACCTTTTGATCAATGATATATGTCTTAATCAGTTGAGCTATACTTACATGAAATGAAGTTAATGTATCCTTGCCATAAAAAATGGACAGCTGTTACAATGCAGGGGTCATTGTTACTAGATttctatttaatatttttccAAGACCAAAAACTCTCTTTGAAATGGAAAGCTGTGTGTGCACGTCGTACTAAATAACTTTAGgaatgaaaaattttataatCGACATAATTGTATGTTTCGCACGATATTTTTCGAACTGGGTGTAAAGGAGGGTGTTAATTGATCTACTTGCGAAAGTtcgaggtttaaattgataccacTCCTTTGgagtaaattgaaatttttcCTAAAAAGTATGATATTTTTAGAATTATGTTCATGTAAGTATTAGAAGTGCATGGAATGTATAAACTGATAGCTgtgttcctttttctttttctttttttctttgagaAGACTCTGACAGCTGTAGTCTCCAAAACATCATCGATAATGAAATAATATTATTTGGCTTTTGCTCTTTGATCCCTACTTGGGTATAATTGTTCACTGaaagtttattttcattatatatgtGGGAATATTTCCATCATTTACAAGTTTCATACCTAGGGC comes from Benincasa hispida cultivar B227 chromosome 2, ASM972705v1, whole genome shotgun sequence and encodes:
- the LOC120071235 gene encoding alpha-aminoadipic semialdehyde synthase isoform X2, whose translation is MERKKFLSFFLTLLWTRVNFQKYVNVELRQHGATKKRVFQVFGSVVSCQHMVEHKDSTKKYDRVDYYAHPDQYRPIFHEKIAPYASVIVNCMYWEGRFPRLLTTVQFQDLMRSGCPLVGISDITCDVGGSIEFINQTTSIDSPFFRYDPIKDSYHHDLEGNGVICSAVDILPTEFAKEASQHFGDILSAFVGSLASVVDILELPMHLRRACIVHRGALTSLYEYIPRMRKSESEEFSVDIANGHSNKKFNIQVSLSGHLFDQFLINEALDIIEAAGGSFHLVHCQVGQNANAMSHSDLEIGADDIVILDKIIYSLSLMANPEENLNLVNNEINKIFIKVGKIQESSHKSEDVKRKTAVLLLGAGRVCYPAVDLLASNGRNSCCQFWKTFLEHYAEDWNDIEVIVASLYLKDAEEITEDIANATAVQLDITDSEKLFMYISQVEVVISLLPPSCHLTVANACIELGKHLVTASYINDTMSLLDEKARNAGITILGEMGLDPGIDHMLAMKMINESHLQKRIVKSFVSYCGGIPSPESANNPLAYKFSWNPAGAIRAGSNPATYKYEGKTVKVEGKDLYDSAVRLRLPDLPAFALECIPNRNSLIYGDVYGIGHEALTIFRGTLRYEGFSKVMGTLARIGFLDTEVHSFLRNGRPLFRDFLLELLKIKGDSINSTIGEKDISESIISSGLCKEQETAVRVAKTIVFLGLHEPTEIPSSCQSAFDVTCYRMEERLTYLKNEQDMVLLHHEIQVAMPDGQHTECRKATLLEFGRTRNGKSTSAMALTVGIPAAIGALLLLTNKIKTRGVLRPIESEVYIPALDLLQAYGFKLTEKVEY